From a single Candidatus Zixiibacteriota bacterium genomic region:
- a CDS encoding M20 family metallopeptidase produces the protein MRKAGTPGLSIPDDPLILSRAKALYRTQVGWRRHLHKYPELSNQEFQTTQFVKQQLAKAGLRVLPLKLPTGVLAEISGSRPGPTVAIRSDLDALPIVEQSGLPFHSVRPGVMHACGHDVHMTTVLGVATILASLKKQFRGKVRFIFQPAEEVPPGGARPMIANGALKGVDMILGLHVDPHLPTGRIGLLDGAMMASVFDFDLIIKGKGGHAARPHLAVDAISVAAELLESIQKVVSRETDPMDPVVVSFGQIKGGTARNVVAGEVRLAGTARALSERAYKRIPSLLKRTVDGICRARGADFQLVPLAAYPVLRNHPAVNRLLARTCDSLFGPGRIAKVEPVLGGEDFACYLEKVPGAMLWLGVMNKRIKADKPWHSPQFIADEEAIRYGTAVLAGASLRFLRDGLS, from the coding sequence ATGCGTAAGGCCGGCACACCAGGATTGTCGATTCCGGATGACCCACTCATTCTCTCACGGGCGAAAGCGCTCTATCGCACGCAGGTCGGTTGGCGGCGCCATCTGCACAAGTATCCCGAACTGTCAAACCAGGAATTTCAGACCACGCAATTCGTCAAACAGCAGCTCGCCAAAGCGGGCCTGCGCGTTCTGCCTCTCAAACTCCCGACCGGCGTGCTGGCCGAGATTAGCGGCTCGCGGCCGGGCCCTACGGTGGCGATCCGGAGCGATCTCGATGCCCTGCCCATAGTCGAACAAAGCGGCCTTCCGTTTCACTCAGTTCGTCCTGGTGTGATGCATGCCTGCGGCCACGACGTACATATGACTACTGTGCTGGGCGTGGCCACGATTCTCGCTTCGTTGAAAAAGCAGTTTCGCGGCAAAGTGCGTTTCATTTTCCAACCGGCCGAGGAAGTTCCGCCTGGCGGCGCCCGCCCCATGATTGCCAACGGCGCTCTCAAAGGGGTTGACATGATCCTCGGCCTCCACGTGGACCCGCATCTGCCGACCGGCAGGATCGGATTATTGGATGGAGCCATGATGGCCTCGGTGTTTGATTTCGATCTGATTATCAAAGGTAAGGGGGGGCACGCGGCGCGGCCGCACTTGGCGGTCGATGCTATCTCCGTCGCGGCGGAACTGCTTGAGTCGATCCAGAAGGTTGTTTCCCGTGAAACCGACCCGATGGACCCGGTGGTCGTGAGTTTTGGACAGATCAAGGGTGGGACAGCGCGCAACGTGGTGGCCGGGGAAGTACGTCTGGCGGGAACCGCGCGGGCGTTGTCGGAACGAGCCTACAAGAGAATCCCGTCGCTGCTGAAGCGGACAGTCGACGGTATCTGTCGTGCACGCGGGGCCGATTTCCAGCTGGTGCCGCTGGCGGCGTATCCGGTACTCCGCAACCACCCCGCGGTCAATCGTCTGCTTGCACGAACTTGCGACTCGCTGTTCGGTCCGGGAAGGATCGCCAAAGTTGAACCGGTATTGGGAGGCGAGGATTTCGCCTGCTACCTTGAGAAAGTCCCGGGCGCCATGCTCTGGCTGGGGGTGATGAACAAGCGCATAAAGGCAGATAAGCCGTGGCATTCGCCGCAGTTCATCGCCGATGAAGAGGCTATCCGCTACGGTACGGCAGTGTTGGCGGGCGCGTCGCTCCGTTTCCTCAGAGACGGTTTGTCGTGA
- a CDS encoding metal-dependent transcriptional regulator, producing MTTLTAAQQDYIETVYRLEERKGHGQVRVSDIAAELGTRLPTVTRTINRLTALGLLRHVQRQAVSLSPSGRRIAGDIVHRHDDLLQFFTVILGLNRSQAERDVCQVEHGVSAVAARRLHEFLEHFLTMESEEQARVTAFWKAGVRSYAGFRRLSQYRTEGWRS from the coding sequence TTGACCACGTTAACGGCCGCACAACAGGATTATATCGAGACGGTCTACCGTCTGGAGGAACGGAAGGGACACGGGCAGGTCCGGGTGAGCGATATCGCCGCCGAGCTGGGGACCCGCCTGCCTACGGTCACGAGGACGATCAACCGTCTCACCGCACTGGGACTGCTGCGACATGTGCAGCGGCAAGCTGTGTCCCTGTCGCCGAGTGGCCGCCGGATCGCCGGCGACATCGTTCATCGCCATGATGACCTGCTGCAGTTCTTTACCGTCATACTGGGGCTGAACCGTTCGCAGGCGGAACGCGATGTGTGCCAGGTGGAGCATGGCGTCTCGGCCGTCGCGGCACGACGGCTGCATGAGTTTTTGGAACACTTTCTGACTATGGAGAGCGAGGAACAAGCGCGGGTGACGGCGTTTTGGAAAGCCGGGGTCCGGTCATACGCCGGTTTCCGTCGACTCTCGCAGTATCGGACGGAGGGATGGCGCTCCTAA
- a CDS encoding endonuclease V → MRYSKLHGWPADRSQAYAMQAELMSRVVLTNNTEPPRRVAACDTAYGINGELLYAAAVVMSFPDLEEIERSYFVAKVEFPYIPGLRYFREGPAVTGALLKLESDPDVIMLNGHGIAHPKRCGLASHIGIAFDLPSIGCARQLLVGKHYPVGQKSGNLQSIRLYGQDVGYAYRSKDNVKPIFISPGYKCDLDYARELVVKCLRGFRLPEPLRLAHRLANRSRQHAEREQSGPEPPESI, encoded by the coding sequence GTGAGGTACAGCAAGTTGCACGGATGGCCGGCCGACCGGTCGCAGGCATATGCCATGCAGGCCGAACTGATGTCGCGGGTCGTGTTGACCAACAACACCGAACCGCCGAGACGGGTGGCGGCCTGCGACACCGCCTACGGTATCAACGGTGAACTGCTGTATGCGGCGGCCGTAGTAATGAGTTTCCCCGATCTTGAAGAGATCGAGCGGAGCTACTTCGTCGCCAAAGTCGAATTCCCATACATTCCCGGTCTGCGCTATTTCCGCGAGGGGCCTGCCGTCACCGGTGCGCTCCTGAAGCTCGAGAGTGATCCCGATGTCATCATGCTCAACGGTCACGGCATTGCGCATCCCAAACGTTGCGGTCTGGCCTCGCATATCGGCATCGCATTCGATCTCCCGTCGATCGGATGCGCGAGGCAGTTACTCGTTGGCAAACATTATCCGGTGGGCCAGAAAAGCGGCAATCTCCAGTCTATTCGGCTGTATGGTCAGGATGTCGGTTATGCATACCGGAGCAAGGACAATGTCAAACCGATATTCATTTCGCCCGGTTACAAGTGCGATCTTGACTATGCCCGAGAACTGGTGGTGAAATGCCTCCGGGGATTTCGATTGCCGGAACCGCTCCGGCTGGCTCACCGGCTGGCCAACAGATCCCGCCAGCACGCCGAACGAGAACAGAGTGGACCAGAGCCGCCTGAGAGTATATAA
- a CDS encoding S8 family serine peptidase, with protein MRRFLFAAIILSLQLVVTDSARAGQLVTELSQLVSKTDADSLVRVWILLPRAESKTDLQAIAKAAGPDRATQHRVLFESLKSEGLARQQTLAGHLEQLQGIGKADKIKRHWITDVVEAEVAAGELNALADRDDVASIIPEPQVSLIRPVETGSSAAFSPEGNYIPNHITHIRADVAWGMGYTGAGRVICSFDNGVDGNHIALRNTWKGLDGDSSAAWFDPVAKQKAPHAFGLSALLPGSLVQHGTHTMGILVGRSDSVWCGVAPNAKWISAAVIDVIGASILDGFEWAVDPDGNPNTVEDVPDVISHSWGFSDADLACFDVFFDAIDNIEALGIVNIFAAGNDGLSGPGTINNPGNGANAVNDSLYAFAVGALDSSTASPVRYSISSQGPSTCQGATKPNVMAPGLGVYSTYPSGTYNYLSGTSMATPQVAGLVALLRQKNPNATVTEIKQAILKSTRRLDTWQPLPNNQYGWGEIDCAAALDSLSSTSAQTKVRLYDFTHAVIAPGDTVEGTVVLQNLGVQALNVSAAITGSDPSLTVLNGSAAFGTIPAGDTVRSANIIRVVVSDTVTTGSVLSLPLTISGSNFADVASQLSFLVGSRGFKSFVTHSTGRIQFTVSNYGVYGMGAGSIFPAGGQGFQFDGADNDLWEGGILAAYNNPTKGSAAVHDILFEPKMDYVVAPGGNLQFQQPGSKAPQQSYAAFVDDNAPSPLGLNVVQETYSFDAPDNTFIIVRYILRNVSVTTLTDLAFGLFLDWDITNFVRNSGKYEAADSILWMAYNGGTVSSPLYSSLRGLAHLDGPLYTAVTRRSTIVYSPWLLPPTADGFTSAERRSALYAGLTDSVKYRDSLLDLFQLMSAGPLNLAPGGVDTVAFAVIAGDSLVHIRDAATRARDKYRNVITDVEPPSDGTVPSSFTLYQNYPNPFNPSTKISFVLPRESDYTLRIYNLLGQVVDRIDGHARGGRVEIVWDAKDRATGLYLYRIEAGSYSASRKMLLLK; from the coding sequence ATGAGACGATTCCTGTTTGCCGCCATCATACTGTCACTTCAGCTCGTGGTAACGGATAGCGCTCGTGCCGGTCAACTTGTTACTGAGTTATCGCAACTTGTTTCAAAGACCGATGCCGACAGCCTGGTTCGCGTCTGGATTCTGCTGCCCCGTGCAGAGTCAAAGACGGATCTTCAAGCGATCGCAAAAGCGGCCGGACCGGACCGAGCCACACAACATCGGGTGCTCTTTGAGAGCCTCAAGAGTGAAGGGCTTGCCCGCCAGCAAACCCTAGCCGGACATTTGGAGCAGCTACAGGGGATCGGCAAGGCGGATAAAATCAAGCGCCACTGGATAACCGACGTTGTCGAGGCAGAGGTAGCCGCCGGAGAATTGAACGCGTTGGCTGACCGCGATGATGTCGCGTCGATCATCCCTGAGCCGCAGGTATCGCTCATTCGACCGGTCGAAACCGGCTCCAGTGCGGCATTCTCGCCCGAAGGGAATTACATACCGAACCACATCACCCACATCCGTGCTGATGTAGCCTGGGGCATGGGGTACACCGGCGCCGGGCGGGTGATCTGTTCGTTTGACAACGGTGTTGACGGGAACCACATCGCACTTAGAAACACCTGGAAAGGGCTCGACGGTGACTCATCTGCCGCCTGGTTCGACCCGGTCGCCAAACAGAAAGCGCCGCATGCATTCGGTCTTTCAGCGTTGCTGCCTGGATCGCTTGTGCAGCATGGCACGCATACCATGGGGATTTTGGTCGGGCGAAGCGACAGTGTCTGGTGTGGTGTGGCACCGAATGCCAAGTGGATTTCTGCGGCGGTGATCGATGTTATCGGCGCATCGATCCTCGATGGTTTCGAATGGGCAGTTGACCCGGATGGAAATCCGAACACAGTGGAGGATGTCCCCGATGTTATCAGTCATAGCTGGGGGTTTTCGGATGCTGATCTGGCCTGTTTTGATGTTTTCTTCGATGCCATCGACAATATCGAGGCACTTGGCATAGTCAATATCTTTGCGGCGGGTAACGACGGCTTATCGGGGCCTGGCACTATTAACAACCCCGGGAACGGTGCGAATGCCGTGAATGATTCGCTGTATGCTTTCGCCGTCGGCGCGCTCGACAGCTCGACTGCCTCGCCTGTGCGGTACTCTATTTCGTCACAGGGGCCTTCGACGTGTCAGGGCGCCACAAAACCCAATGTCATGGCGCCGGGCCTCGGGGTCTATTCGACCTATCCGTCGGGCACCTACAATTATTTGTCAGGTACATCGATGGCCACTCCGCAGGTAGCCGGACTGGTGGCGCTGCTTCGCCAGAAGAATCCCAACGCCACAGTCACTGAGATCAAGCAGGCGATTCTCAAGAGCACTCGTCGGCTAGATACCTGGCAGCCGCTTCCAAACAACCAATATGGCTGGGGCGAGATTGACTGCGCCGCAGCCCTTGATTCGCTTTCCTCCACGTCAGCCCAGACGAAGGTGCGGCTGTACGATTTCACTCACGCAGTCATCGCACCCGGCGACACGGTTGAAGGGACTGTAGTTCTCCAGAATCTGGGCGTTCAAGCGTTGAACGTCTCTGCTGCAATCACGGGGTCAGATCCATCATTGACCGTGTTGAACGGAAGTGCGGCGTTTGGAACAATCCCTGCTGGTGACACGGTTCGCTCAGCAAATATCATCAGAGTCGTGGTATCGGATACAGTCACCACTGGATCGGTGCTATCACTGCCGCTCACAATCTCGGGCAGCAACTTCGCGGACGTTGCAAGTCAATTGAGTTTTCTGGTGGGGTCGCGGGGTTTCAAGTCATTCGTCACTCATTCGACCGGGCGAATTCAGTTTACGGTCTCAAACTATGGCGTGTACGGAATGGGTGCGGGTTCGATTTTTCCCGCCGGTGGACAGGGGTTTCAGTTCGATGGTGCTGACAACGACCTGTGGGAAGGTGGAATCCTTGCGGCGTACAACAATCCGACAAAGGGTTCCGCTGCGGTGCATGATATTCTGTTTGAACCGAAGATGGATTATGTCGTTGCCCCCGGCGGCAATCTGCAGTTCCAGCAGCCGGGTTCAAAAGCTCCCCAGCAGAGCTACGCCGCGTTTGTCGATGACAACGCGCCATCACCTCTCGGCCTGAATGTGGTTCAGGAGACGTACAGCTTTGATGCCCCGGACAACACGTTCATCATTGTCAGATATATCCTGAGGAACGTCTCCGTGACGACCCTCACCGATCTCGCATTTGGGCTCTTTCTGGACTGGGATATTACGAATTTCGTGAGGAACTCCGGCAAATACGAAGCGGCCGACTCGATTCTGTGGATGGCTTACAACGGGGGGACAGTTAGTTCTCCTCTGTACTCCAGTTTGCGTGGACTGGCTCATCTCGACGGGCCGCTCTACACGGCGGTCACTCGGAGATCGACGATTGTTTACTCTCCCTGGCTTTTGCCGCCGACTGCCGATGGTTTCACCAGCGCCGAGCGACGGTCTGCTTTGTATGCTGGCCTTACAGACTCCGTTAAATACCGTGATTCCTTGCTCGACCTTTTTCAACTCATGTCGGCCGGGCCGCTCAATCTTGCGCCCGGCGGTGTTGACACAGTAGCGTTTGCAGTCATCGCTGGCGACTCTCTTGTTCACATTCGCGATGCCGCCACGCGGGCGAGGGATAAATATCGGAATGTGATCACCGATGTGGAACCACCATCGGATGGCACAGTGCCGTCGTCATTCACGCTGTATCAAAACTACCCGAACCCGTTCAATCCGAGTACGAAAATCTCTTTCGTGCTTCCTCGCGAAAGCGATTACACGCTGCGCATTTACAATTTGCTTGGACAGGTGGTCGATCGGATCGATGGCCACGCCCGCGGCGGTCGGGTGGAGATAGTCTGGGATGCCAAGGATCGGGCGACGGGTCTGTATCTCTATCGTATAGAGGCGGGAAGCTACTCCGCCAGCCGGAAGATGCTGCTCTTGAAATGA
- a CDS encoding DUF6125 family protein, with protein MIEKIGALSRETLEAMLEDFAKNWLAHDGLWFQAVEKQYGLQKAIELDTEAWEQFTVIEAKRIMALHNIPSNSGLEGLKKALGYRLYAVLNTQEIRNETPSSFEFYMVDCRVQSARHRKGLALFPCKSVGLVEYAGFARTIDGRIRTEIICCPPDPEAGNAFYCGWRFSI; from the coding sequence ATGATAGAGAAGATTGGAGCATTGTCGCGGGAGACGCTCGAGGCGATGCTTGAGGATTTCGCCAAGAACTGGCTGGCGCATGATGGCTTGTGGTTTCAGGCAGTCGAGAAACAATATGGTCTGCAAAAAGCCATTGAGCTGGACACCGAGGCATGGGAGCAGTTCACCGTTATCGAAGCCAAACGGATCATGGCGCTTCATAACATACCATCAAATTCAGGGCTGGAGGGCCTCAAGAAGGCGCTCGGCTATCGACTCTATGCGGTGTTGAATACACAGGAGATACGCAACGAAACACCCAGTTCGTTCGAGTTCTACATGGTGGACTGCCGGGTGCAGTCGGCGCGCCACCGCAAGGGACTGGCGCTGTTTCCATGCAAATCGGTCGGGCTGGTCGAGTACGCCGGATTTGCACGGACTATCGACGGGCGGATCAGGACCGAGATCATCTGTTGTCCGCCGGACCCGGAAGCAGGAAACGCGTTCTACTGTGGCTGGCGGTTCTCAATCTGA
- a CDS encoding NfeD family protein — translation MTTMFWIWMAGAVIFLIIELLSPSFFFICFTAGALASGLYAYYKPEEYYWQIGIFVIVTVVLLPLSRRLARRITKPSPRESNVDAMIGRTALVTSPIDPDNGGKIRYEGEVWVAQASEPIEVNAKVKIVSVSGTKVHVERMG, via the coding sequence ATGACGACCATGTTCTGGATCTGGATGGCGGGAGCGGTGATCTTCCTGATCATCGAACTGCTGTCCCCCAGCTTCTTTTTCATCTGCTTCACCGCCGGAGCGCTGGCCTCCGGTCTGTACGCCTACTACAAACCGGAAGAGTATTACTGGCAGATCGGCATCTTTGTCATTGTAACAGTGGTGCTACTGCCGCTGTCGCGACGACTGGCGCGGAGGATTACCAAGCCATCGCCACGGGAGTCCAATGTCGATGCCATGATCGGCAGGACGGCGCTGGTCACATCCCCCATCGACCCGGACAACGGCGGCAAGATTCGTTATGAGGGGGAGGTTTGGGTGGCGCAAGCCTCCGAACCGATTGAGGTGAATGCCAAGGTGAAGATAGTCTCCGTCTCCGGCACGAAAGTGCACGTGGAGCGGATGGGGTGA
- a CDS encoding Nramp family divalent metal transporter codes for MGLFGRKVTQQAAAWRRDVVTPSLPEVHASVLVPSTAGFWRKFLAFAGPGLLISVGYMDPGNWATDLAGGARFGYALLYVILISNFMAILLQYLSLKLGIVAGRDLAQACRDHYSRPVSFALWVLCEIAIAACDLAEVIGSAIALNLLFGIPLVVGVLITAFDVMVVLLLQHRGFRVIEIVVTSLIVMIGLCFAYELIVSQPSVAGMVSGFIPTSQILKNPMMLYIAIGILGATVMPHNLYLHSSIVQTRAYERNDTGRKMAIKFAAIDSTAALLTAFFINAAILIVSSAAFHGTEHESVADISDAYKLLTPVLGASLASTLFAVALLCSGQNSTLTGTMAGQIVMEGFLNIRLRPWLRRLITRLVAIVPAAIVAGIYGERGVGELLILSQVILSLQLAFAVIPLVLFTSDRRKMGRFVNGLPIRTLAWITALIIVGLNAYLLGQTVYGWITG; via the coding sequence ATGGGACTCTTTGGAAGAAAAGTAACTCAGCAAGCGGCTGCCTGGCGGCGCGATGTTGTTACCCCGTCGCTGCCGGAAGTCCACGCGTCAGTGTTGGTGCCGAGCACGGCTGGATTCTGGCGCAAATTCCTGGCCTTTGCCGGGCCGGGGCTGTTGATCTCGGTCGGATACATGGACCCGGGAAACTGGGCGACAGATCTGGCCGGCGGAGCACGGTTCGGCTATGCACTTCTGTACGTCATTCTGATTTCCAACTTCATGGCGATCCTTCTGCAATACCTCTCACTTAAATTGGGGATCGTGGCAGGTCGGGATCTGGCGCAGGCCTGCCGCGACCATTACAGCCGCCCGGTGTCGTTTGCGTTGTGGGTATTGTGCGAAATCGCAATCGCGGCCTGCGACCTGGCCGAAGTGATCGGCTCGGCCATCGCCCTTAACCTTCTGTTCGGTATTCCGCTGGTGGTCGGGGTATTGATAACTGCATTCGATGTCATGGTTGTGCTGCTCCTGCAGCACCGAGGATTCCGCGTGATCGAGATTGTCGTCACCAGCCTGATTGTGATGATTGGCCTCTGTTTCGCCTACGAACTGATTGTCTCGCAGCCGTCGGTGGCCGGCATGGTGAGCGGTTTTATTCCGACCAGCCAGATTCTGAAGAACCCAATGATGCTCTATATCGCTATCGGGATACTCGGCGCCACGGTCATGCCGCACAATCTGTATCTTCATTCAAGTATAGTGCAGACCCGGGCATATGAACGCAATGACACCGGCCGCAAGATGGCGATCAAATTCGCGGCAATTGATTCCACGGCAGCCCTCTTGACGGCTTTCTTCATCAATGCTGCAATCCTGATAGTAAGCTCGGCGGCGTTTCACGGCACCGAGCACGAAAGCGTGGCGGATATCTCCGATGCCTACAAGCTGCTGACCCCGGTGCTGGGAGCCTCGCTGGCCAGCACTCTGTTCGCGGTGGCGCTCTTGTGTTCCGGCCAGAACTCCACCCTCACCGGCACCATGGCCGGGCAGATCGTGATGGAAGGGTTTCTCAATATCCGCCTTCGGCCATGGCTTCGCCGCCTGATAACCCGTCTGGTGGCAATCGTGCCGGCAGCAATAGTCGCCGGGATATACGGCGAGCGTGGCGTTGGCGAACTGCTGATTCTGAGCCAGGTGATTCTGTCACTGCAACTGGCGTTTGCCGTGATCCCGCTGGTCCTGTTTACCTCGGACAGGCGCAAGATGGGGCGGTTTGTCAACGGCCTGCCGATCCGCACGCTGGCCTGGATTACGGCCTTGATTATTGTCGGTCTCAATGCGTATTTATTGGGACAGACAGTTTACGGATGGATCACGGGGTAA
- a CDS encoding SPFH domain-containing protein, translating to MEQSVNPVVIFLIAAVVFAFIIVMLSIRIIRPYERGLVERLGKFQRTIGPGLNMILPFFDTVIKVDMREVVIEVPPQLVITKDNVNVEVDAIIYAQVTDPARSRYEISNYIIAATKLAQTNLRNVIGEIDLDACLSSRDKINAQLRDVMDTATDKWGVKVNRIELQRIDPPTDITQAMSRQMKAERDKRAAILDAEAIRQAEITKSEGKKLSQILEAEGYAQAVKLKADAEKYRQIAVAEGEAGAITNVFSAIHESKPDDKLITLKYLEMLPKLADGTANKIFLPYEASGILSALSAFVEGIKTPTPPSKQAAT from the coding sequence ATGGAACAGAGTGTCAATCCCGTAGTCATATTCCTGATCGCGGCGGTGGTATTCGCGTTCATCATCGTCATGCTCTCGATCCGGATCATCCGCCCGTACGAGCGCGGTCTGGTGGAACGTCTCGGTAAATTCCAGCGCACGATCGGTCCCGGCCTCAACATGATATTGCCGTTCTTCGACACGGTCATCAAGGTCGATATGCGTGAGGTGGTTATCGAGGTGCCGCCGCAGTTGGTAATCACTAAGGATAACGTCAATGTTGAGGTGGATGCGATTATTTACGCCCAGGTGACCGACCCGGCCCGATCGCGCTACGAGATCTCGAATTATATCATCGCGGCCACCAAGCTGGCGCAGACCAATCTTCGTAACGTCATCGGCGAGATCGACCTTGACGCCTGTCTTTCGTCGCGTGACAAGATCAACGCGCAGTTGCGCGATGTGATGGACACCGCCACCGACAAGTGGGGCGTGAAGGTTAACCGGATCGAGCTGCAACGGATCGACCCGCCCACCGACATCACCCAGGCCATGAGCCGCCAGATGAAGGCCGAACGAGACAAGCGGGCCGCCATCCTGGACGCCGAGGCGATCCGGCAGGCGGAGATCACCAAGTCAGAAGGCAAAAAGCTCTCGCAGATCCTTGAAGCCGAGGGGTATGCGCAGGCGGTGAAGCTTAAAGCGGATGCCGAGAAGTATCGTCAGATCGCCGTCGCTGAGGGTGAGGCCGGAGCTATCACCAATGTCTTCTCCGCGATTCACGAATCCAAGCCGGATGACAAGCTGATCACGCTCAAGTATCTGGAGATGCTTCCCAAGCTGGCTGATGGCACCGCCAACAAGATTTTCCTGCCATACGAGGCGAGCGGCATACTAAGCGCGTTGTCGGCCTTTGTGGAAGGGATAAAGACACCGACACCGCCATCAAAACAGGCGGCGACATAA
- a CDS encoding CDGSH iron-sulfur domain-containing protein, with translation MELGNIRIRVNPNGSARVECARAEITLPDGSVVIKEGTFSLCRCGNSNNKPFCDGTHKTCGFQG, from the coding sequence ATGGAATTAGGTAACATACGGATCAGAGTCAATCCCAACGGCTCGGCGCGCGTCGAGTGTGCCAGGGCAGAGATCACCCTGCCCGATGGCTCGGTGGTTATCAAAGAAGGGACATTCTCGCTGTGCCGGTGCGGTAATTCGAACAACAAGCCGTTTTGTGACGGCACACATAAGACGTGCGGGTTTCAGGGATAA
- a CDS encoding universal stress protein, producing the protein MYKRILITLENSATDVAVLTHIRPLLKLTGAAVTLTHVADGFVARNQEQLNLQDSEEMCDDRECLERVRLELASEGFNVEAVLLQGEPAEKIVELANSIGCDLIAMSTHGHKFFGDLVLGSVANKVRHLTDIPVLLVPARKRDRA; encoded by the coding sequence ATGTATAAACGCATCCTCATCACGCTCGAGAATTCGGCCACCGACGTTGCCGTCCTGACGCATATCCGGCCGCTCCTCAAGCTGACCGGCGCGGCGGTGACGCTCACGCATGTCGCCGACGGTTTCGTGGCGCGTAACCAGGAGCAGCTCAACCTGCAGGATTCCGAAGAAATGTGCGATGACCGGGAGTGCCTTGAGCGGGTTCGCCTGGAGCTTGCCTCCGAGGGATTCAACGTGGAGGCGGTGCTGCTTCAAGGGGAACCGGCCGAGAAGATCGTTGAGCTGGCGAATTCAATCGGCTGTGATCTGATCGCCATGTCCACTCATGGTCACAAATTCTTCGGCGATCTGGTCCTGGGGAGCGTGGCCAACAAGGTCCGGCACCTGACCGATATACCCGTCCTTCTGGTCCCGGCTCGCAAACGGGACCGCGCCTGA
- the amrB gene encoding AmmeMemoRadiSam system protein B, protein MDDRKLDIRKPAVAGKFYPANPVELTKTIASFFAEVDKTPVGGRPLGLIAPHAGYPYSGKVAAKAYKILEGEEFDTVVVISPSHTVFFKGSSVYGGHGYETPIGVVETDHDMAKKIAGINPSSVYFSNMGHASGSVRGEHALEVQLPFLQIVLGSKFKLVAIVMGDQETDSIRSLGEALAAALKGSNALLVASTDLSHFHSEKQARRLDFAIQSAIEKYDPDLLMETLESGKGEACGGGPVTSVMMAAKKLGGREVRFLDYTTSGATTGDFDEVVGYLSAAIIKENRERHTTVLGSPAAKAVQPEGFSEDDKHLLHQIARDAIAAKLEEREYQPPSNERLSARKGAFVTLTLDGNLRGCIGQIRTKQPLYSTVAEMAVAAAFDDPRFDPLTADEFKRLEYEISVLSPLERVRNFREILIGRDGLMIKLDMHSGLLLPQVATEHGWNVTHLLEQTCLKAGLPKHSYKDRQAEIYRFSADVF, encoded by the coding sequence ATGGATGACAGGAAACTTGACATACGCAAACCCGCGGTTGCCGGGAAGTTCTACCCCGCCAACCCGGTCGAACTGACCAAGACCATTGCCTCATTTTTTGCCGAGGTGGACAAAACCCCGGTCGGCGGTCGGCCGCTTGGGCTGATCGCACCGCACGCGGGATATCCGTACTCCGGAAAAGTAGCAGCCAAGGCGTACAAGATCCTCGAAGGGGAGGAGTTTGATACGGTGGTGGTCATCTCACCGTCGCACACGGTTTTCTTCAAAGGCTCGTCCGTCTATGGCGGTCACGGTTACGAGACACCGATCGGCGTGGTCGAGACCGACCACGACATGGCCAAGAAGATCGCCGGTATCAATCCGTCATCCGTCTATTTCTCCAACATGGGGCATGCCTCGGGCTCGGTGCGCGGCGAACATGCGCTGGAAGTACAGTTGCCGTTTCTGCAGATCGTCTTGGGCAGCAAGTTCAAGCTGGTGGCGATCGTTATGGGGGACCAGGAGACAGATTCCATTCGCTCTCTGGGGGAAGCGTTGGCCGCGGCTCTCAAGGGTTCAAACGCGCTGCTGGTAGCTTCGACCGACCTCTCCCATTTCCATTCCGAGAAGCAGGCACGACGGCTCGATTTCGCCATCCAGTCGGCAATCGAAAAATATGACCCGGACCTCCTGATGGAGACGCTCGAATCCGGCAAAGGAGAAGCCTGCGGAGGCGGACCGGTTACCTCGGTCATGATGGCCGCTAAAAAGCTCGGCGGGCGCGAGGTGCGGTTCCTCGATTACACCACCTCCGGCGCCACCACCGGTGATTTTGACGAAGTGGTCGGATATCTGTCGGCCGCTATCATAAAGGAGAACCGCGAGCGACACACAACCGTGCTGGGTTCACCGGCGGCAAAGGCAGTACAGCCGGAAGGCTTCAGCGAGGATGACAAACATCTGTTGCATCAGATCGCCCGCGATGCGATCGCCGCCAAACTCGAGGAGCGGGAATACCAACCCCCCTCGAACGAGAGATTGAGCGCCAGGAAAGGCGCGTTTGTCACGCTGACACTCGATGGTAACCTTCGCGGCTGTATCGGCCAGATTCGGACCAAGCAACCGCTGTACAGCACGGTAGCCGAGATGGCGGTGGCGGCGGCATTCGATGATCCCCGGTTTGACCCGCTCACTGCCGACGAGTTCAAACGGCTCGAATACGAGATCTCCGTGCTGTCACCGCTGGAGCGAGTACGGAATTTCCGCGAGATTCTGATAGGCCGGGATGGCCTGATGATTAAACTGGATATGCACTCCGGTCTGCTGTTGCCGCAAGTGGCGACCGAGCACGGTTGGAATGTGACCCATTTGCTCGAACAGACTTGCCTGAAAGCGGGTCTCCCGAAGCACAGCTACAAAGACAGGCAGGCCGAGATCTATCGATTCAGCGCCGACGTCTTTTAA